The Pseudosulfitobacter pseudonitzschiae nucleotide sequence CTGATCAAGAAGGGATCATGTGTGTGCCAGTTAATAATATCACAGGGGAAGCCTTGCATGCAGTTTGTCGTGGGGCGTCTCAGTTGGCTTCTCGCAAGGACGGCACAGCTTACCGCTTCAATCATGGCAGCTTCAGCCGTTCTGGCGCCACCGATGCTGGCGGAAGAATGGTCTACGACCGAGTGGAACGCGAATTGTATCGAAGCCAGAGATATTGTTTGCGATCTCGAGGATAGCCGGGTCGAAGGCCTGCTCGATCAACTGAGCGAGACAAGCCGAACGCTGGAGGCCATAGGATTTCGCCCACCGCAGGTTTTGCCGGAGGAAGGATTTTTACAAAGTTCCCCATACATCGTCCATGTGCAGGAGCCGGCCATCGCTTGCGACATTGGTCCCTGCGTTGGCGGGTACAGTTTCAACGATGAAATCTTGTCCATAGCCTATGGGTTGCGCGTCACACTGGACGAGGTGCTGGTCCACGAGGTCTTTCATGCCGTCCAGGCCGCGTATGGCGTCGAGAGCATCTTTATGGATGACGGCAAGGATTGGGTTCTGGAAGGGATGGCCGAAGCCTTGGGCCTCGCGTTGTCAGAAAACCAGGGTGCTTCAGGCCATTATGGGACGCCTTATCTCGATTATCCGCTAAACGACCCGGCAACTTCAGCTGGTACTCCCGCCGACAACAGATACGCGACCTTTCCCTTCTGGTTGTATCTGGCAAAGCGATATGGAGGTGCACCACCCGGGCGATACCATATTTTCGATGTGTTTTTGGCTGAGGCGGAAAGGGTATCCAATGCTCTTCCTTCTTCCGGCAACTCATCTCCCAGGGGCTCAGTCCCAATCGCCGACGCCGCGCTAAAGGCATTCGACCCCAACGGGCTATACGATATCTTCCCGGCCTTTATTGCCGAAGTGGGCAACAATCGGAACTTCTTTGAGAGCGTGGCCGAAGTGAAACCGGTCCTTGGTCAACCGGGCAATGTTTCGGTGGAGACGGAGGCGAGTGTGAGGCCACTTGCAGCCCGCGCCTTTACTATCAGTATTCCCGAGCGGGCAAGTCTGACAAGCACAGGTAGCCGTGCTGTAGAAGTTCGACTGGTGTCGGATGATCCAGATGCGCTCCATTTGATCGTGGGAGATAACCGATACGACGAAGTCTCGGGGCCCAATCGCAACGTTTACTTCGAGGCTGGCGAAGACCTGGATCGCGAACTCTTTATCCGCGTCGCCAATGTCGGCCGCGACCCTGCCGCCTATAAAGATCAGAATTTCAAGCTAATCGTGACGATCTACCATGAATATATCGAGATGACGGGGCCCAACTCTGCCAGTCCGAACGATGTGGGGACGGACTATGCAGCTATCGACGCGCCAATTACGGTTTCAGGAAGGGTGTTCAGCCAGTTCTGGGGACCGATGCGCCTGCGGCTAATCCTCGAAGCCGGGCTGGATCAGCCCTGCATGTTTCAGCTCGACGCGTTCGGGAAAGACGAGCTCATAGGTATCAGCTTGATGTTGCTTCAGAATGGTCCCATGCGGCCGGGCGATTATCCGATTGCCCATCCCGGACCAAAGGAGATTGTAGGCCAGCAAGATCATGCCAGAGACTATGCAGGTCAGGTCGTGGCGACCTTCGTTCTGGACGAGAAGCATCCACTCGTCGGTGAATACGGGATGCAATACATGGGCCAGGCCGGCGTTCTGACAATCGAGTCGATCTCGCCCCATTGGGTTACCGGACACGTGCACATCGCGGGAACATGGACGACAACCCGTCCCACCTCCCTACCGTATGATGCCCCGCCTGCCGGGCCGACCGACCTTACAATCGAAATGGCTTTCAGCGTTTCCAACGCCGCGATTGCGTCTCGCGTCAATACCGCCTCCTGCATTGGACCATAGGCGTCAGGGATTGCAGAAAGTCTGCGACCAGTTCACACACGAAACGGGACATGAGGTTATGAATTACCATCTCAAATCGTTTTGCAGCGCGCTTGCATCCAGCGCGGCGCTCACCATGTCACTCATGCCACTTCCTGCCCTGGCGCAAGACGCCGAGCCGATGGTGTTCTGCGAGTATCAGCCATCGCTGGAGGAACTCGTCGGGGATTATATGGTGACGACCGGACCGGGTGTATTGTCGTCAGGCGGTGTCAAAATTCCGATGCCAGATGTTCAGACACATCGTGCAACCCTTGCCCTGATTGACGGCGTGCTGGTTCTTTATGCCGAGGACACCCCACCCATTGATCTGATGCCCGTTAGCGGTAGTGAACCGGACTGGGAGTGGTCCGAGTCCGACGACATCCAGATGCCCAGCAGCGAAGACGTGCGCCTGATGGAGGGATGCGACATCAACACGTTTCTCAGGCTCACCGGCAGGGGGATTGCAACCTCTCAGGAAGGCCGGACATTCGATTACAACATTAACCTTATCGCCAGCAAGGGATTGCTTTATGGTTTGCAATCGTCATGGTCGGTTGATGGCATGACGATGGATCTGCGCCTCACGCTGTCTGAAATCGACGGTTGATTGCAATCAAATTTCCCGAACCTCTACAACTTCAAGCAGTTGAGCGTTGGGCATTGGATTCCGCGTCGGGGGTTCCCCAGTCGATCGGCAGTTTGAGCGTGAAGGTCGAGCCGATTCCCGCATGGCTGATGCATTCCAGTTCGCCCCCCAGAAGCGTTGCTAATTGGGAGGCGATGGAAAGCCCGACGCCGATACCGGGAACGCCTTCCGAGGTGCTGGCGCGATAGAAGCGCCCAAACAGCTTTTCCTGTTCTTCATCGGAGATACCCACACCGCTATCCAGAACCGCAAAGCAAATCTGCCTGTTCAGTGCCGAAACCCGGATGGAGACAGGTTCAGTTTCAGGTGAGTATTTCACGGCGTTCGAAACGAGATTGTTCAGAATCTGCTCAGCCAGAAGCGCGTCGGTTTCGATAAACGGGGGCACCTCATCGGCGATCTGCACCTTTATGACGTGACCAGGAGTCTCGGCCAGCTGACCTGCTCTGACCCGATTGACGAGCGTTTCGATATTGCAAACCCCCGGGTCGGCCGTCACATGCCCCGCTTCAAGTCGAACGACATCAAGAGTCGCGCCGATCAGATCGGTCAGCCCCCCGACTTCAGCCCGGACCTGCTCCGCCCGCCGTTCGATTTCAGTCGGTTTCATGGTGCGCCCGCTCCGTAGCAGACGCTGCATCGCGGAATCAATCACGGCGAGCGGTGTGCGAAACTGATGCGAAACAAGGGCTACGAAGCTGCGATAGGCTTCAGCGATTTCCTGTTCGCGCTCGAAAGAACGCAGGAAACGTTGGCGCCCAGCCATGGCGCGCAACATGGTAACTGACAGAAATACCCCGAGCGCGACAATCGCCAGGATGGAGGTAATGACCTGCAGGATAGACTGACGCTGCTTGTCGAGCCGCGCGCCGGTGGCTTCCCATTGTCTGACCATAGAACGATTGCCGGCCTGCCCCAACTCCTGGATCAGCGGCCCCAGAACTTCGTGGATCGCGGCCACGGTTCCGGTATTGCCAAAAGACAGGTTGAGGATTTCACCCTCAAACGCTCTGATCTCCTGTTCAGCCAAGGCGAGATTGTCGCTCATGCCAAGATCGCTCATATATCGCAGTTGCGGTCCTTCGGAAAGGAGAGTCAGGCGGCTGAGCAAGACATTGTATCGCCTTTCAATATCGGCCGTCGATTGCGGCAGAGCCACATACCGAGTAACCGCAGCATCGAGAAGGAGCGCGGCAGACTGGGTGCGCGAAATCGCCCACAGCATGTTGTCGCCTTCATTCTCGCGCATCTCGGCCTCTGTTTCCGCAAGCCTGAACAGGGCGAATATGAGCAAGATAGCAAATGCGACGATGGCGGTCCCCGCCACGACATAAGCGATTATGTCGTTTCTCCGGGTCAATGCACTTCCAACTCGATGAGTTGCCAGACCCATCGGTAATCGTAGCGGATATCCTGCAATTCTTCGTGGTCATCGCGTGGATAGACGATCCAGAACGGCCCCTTGTCGCTGGGCAGCAGGCGCTTGCCGTCCATGCTGGCGGCGATGAGCACATCGAACCGCGAAAAATCCTCCATCGGGATCTCGATGACATAGTCGTTGAGCGCGACAGCCGTCACCCCCGTGCCTTCAGCGCCGACGTAATCGAGTAGATCCCGCATCAGGAAACCATCGAACCGCTTTACGCCATCGGTTACGACAGTCGTCGTTTCCAGAGTTGTCCAAGGCAACGCTCTGAGCATTTCCTCGTCGAACACCGCCATATGATCGCGGTTGGTCTGAGATATATTGCCGGTAATGGTCAGAACGACCTCACCCGCGGGAGCGGGGAAGGTTCCTTCTTCCGCGTTGGTGACCGGTGCAGAAAGACTTGTTGCCGCGAACACAAATGCGGCGCGCGCCGTTCTTTGCGCCCATATCATCCGCCGGGCATCGCCCTTTCCTCTCAAAGGGTGGGCTGCGCAGGCAAGTGTGTGTCGTAACATCGTTCTCCCCCTCGTCACCAAATAGGAGTATCAAACGCCTTTAACGACTTTCGTTCAACTACAGATAGCCGAAAGACTGGGATGATGCCCGCTTCGTTCACGCTGGCCGGCAGGTGACTCACGATGGTCTCAGCCGTTCGTTCGTGCCTGCCCATCCTGCTCGGCACGAGGCGGCTGGTAGGACAATGCTTTTTCTTTGAGTCTGGAGAACTTCTTTGACAGTTGTTCCAGCTTGGCTTCCCACGCCGGATCGGGAATCTGACCTTCGATGGTGCGGAAATAGACCTCCATCATGCAGGTCACGGCGAAGGGTTCCAGCAGGGCCGCCTTGACCGACCACGCAAAAAGCAGCGCGAAAACGATCCCACCGGCCGACCATGCTCCGGGAATAAGATAGACGGCCAGCGCCGCCGGGGCGAGCATGACAAGAAAAACCACGAAGGACAGCCCATAGACGATCAGGGCCAGCCAGGCCGCATTCTTGAGCATGGGCTTGTAGTTCTGCGCATAGAGAACCACCCCGGTTTGCGCGGAAGCCCAGGCATTATCGGATTTCGTGCGGATCGCATAGGCTAGGATAACCTCGTCGATAAAGCCAACGGCAATGCGCAGAAACGCACGCAGAATTGCGACCAGCTGCTGCGCGCCGGGGATCGGCAGAATGCTGACAATGCCGCGCACCAGCCCAGTGATGGCGCGCAACACGCCCTTGACCAGTTGATCGATCCCGAACAGCACACTGGCCTGCGCAAATCGCTGCGTCACTTCCTCGCGTGCATATGAGATTTGCGACCGTCCTTCGGGCATTTCTTCACCCTCGAGCAATTTGATCAAAACGGCGATATGACCGGCCTTGACGACATAAAGGATATACTCGCGCGCCAGATACATCACAGCGGCAACCGCGCCGAAGCCGAACACGCCGCCCCACAGCGTCGCGCTGGCCTGAAATCCTTCATCGCCAAAACCACCGATCCCCCAGCCGATCCCGGCGCCTGCACCGGTCATCAGAACATAGGCGAGAGTGGCGCCGAAATAGACCGCCATACGCAGCAATACGAAGGGCAAGGTCTTCACCATCAGCCCCAGCGCTCGACCGACCGAAAAATCCCACATGTATCCGTTGCTCCAGTCTACCAGATATATCCTCGTCACAGGTTATTGCGTCCCACGCTACGCGTCCCCCTCCATTTGCAGGGGGAGAAGCATTCAGTTTCCGGTTAGAGTTCACTAAAACACCGCATGAAAGGATGAACACAGATGTGGAAACCGGTTCTCACGATTCTCATGGCGACGTCGGCACTCGTTTTGGGTATGTCGCTGTCGGCGGTAGGGCAAACCTCCATCGACAGATCCCCCGAGGCCGAGGCAATCGTCATTGTCGAAAGCGCGGAATATCAATTTTCCGGTAATTGTTTGCTCATGAGTCGAGGCAACGCAACTCAGCTTAGAATGACGGTTCCAGGCAGTGGGCCCGATGGCGCGCACGTATATCTTGTACTCTACGCCACGACATTTGCACCAACCCAGTTCACGATTTACGCCGCCCCCACTCCCGAAGGCGCCCAAAACGCATCCTCGAACGATGACCAATCAGCATGGCTTGTGCGCGGTGGAGCCAGCCAGGAAGGGGTCGAGTTTTCACCGGGCTCACTGTCTGCGGACATGACAGCCTCCGTCTACGCCAACGGCGAGAAGGTGATCGACGAAACCACCGCTCGGCTTGATATTGCCGGGTGCTGATGCGCTCACCGAAAAGTTTACGCCGCAATCGAGCATGGTATTTTGTTCAACCAGCGTGTTTATTCGGTCGTAAGGGAAGTTGTCTGAAATGATCACAACAGCCAATGGCGCGAAAAGAACAATTCTATGTGTCGAGGACGAACGGCACCTGCGGCAGGATATTATCGAGGAGCTCGTTGCCGCGGGCTATGAGGCCGTCGGCGCGGCAACCGGGCGCGAAGCACTGAGAGTTCTGGACACGGCCCGCCCTGATCTCATCCTGTGCGACATTTCCATGCCGGAACTCGACGGTCACGGGTTTCTCAAGGCACTGCGCGGCAAACATCCCCACCTCGCTCATGTGCCGCTGGTGTTCCTCACGGCGCTGGACGGACGGGATGAAATCATCAACGGCAAACGCGCCGGGGCTGACGATTACCTGGTGAAGCCGGTCGATTATGATCTCATGCTTGCCACGATCGAGGCGCGTTTGCGGGAGGTTAATCGCATCGATGAAGGTATCTGGAATCTGCGCCAGGCAATGTCTGCGGCACAATCAGGCGCTTCCACCTCAACCGACGGGATACAAAAGGTTCTCGACCTT carries:
- a CDS encoding sensor histidine kinase translates to MTRRNDIIAYVVAGTAIVAFAILLIFALFRLAETEAEMRENEGDNMLWAISRTQSAALLLDAAVTRYVALPQSTADIERRYNVLLSRLTLLSEGPQLRYMSDLGMSDNLALAEQEIRAFEGEILNLSFGNTGTVAAIHEVLGPLIQELGQAGNRSMVRQWEATGARLDKQRQSILQVITSILAIVALGVFLSVTMLRAMAGRQRFLRSFEREQEIAEAYRSFVALVSHQFRTPLAVIDSAMQRLLRSGRTMKPTEIERRAEQVRAEVGGLTDLIGATLDVVRLEAGHVTADPGVCNIETLVNRVRAGQLAETPGHVIKVQIADEVPPFIETDALLAEQILNNLVSNAVKYSPETEPVSIRVSALNRQICFAVLDSGVGISDEEQEKLFGRFYRASTSEGVPGIGVGLSIASQLATLLGGELECISHAGIGSTFTLKLPIDWGTPDAESNAQRSTA
- a CDS encoding molybdopterin-dependent oxidoreductase, whose product is MLRHTLACAAHPLRGKGDARRMIWAQRTARAAFVFAATSLSAPVTNAEEGTFPAPAGEVVLTITGNISQTNRDHMAVFDEEMLRALPWTTLETTTVVTDGVKRFDGFLMRDLLDYVGAEGTGVTAVALNDYVIEIPMEDFSRFDVLIAASMDGKRLLPSDKGPFWIVYPRDDHEELQDIRYDYRWVWQLIELEVH